One genomic segment of Oleidesulfovibrio alaskensis DSM 16109 includes these proteins:
- a CDS encoding ABC transporter permease — translation MAELSPHTVRKLAAFRAHRRGWYSLWVLAVFFALSMCAELVANDKPLLVSYKGEWFVPVFKSYQETQFGGVLPVEADYRDPAVSEAIRGHGFMIWPPVRFSYDTVNYAAELYPAPPSAQNWLGTDDQGRDIVARVLYGFRLSILFGFGLCLVSSAVGITAGAVQGYYGGAVDLVFQRFMEIWSGMPVLYLLIILSSIVTMGFWSLLGVMLLFSWMGLVHVVRAEFLRCRQLDYVRAARAIGVRDSTIMFRHILPNAMVATISYLPFIFSGAVTTLTSLDFIGFGMPPGSPSLGELLAQGKNNLQAPWIGLTAFGVLGTLLCLLVFIGEAVRDAFDPNGGKKS, via the coding sequence GTGGCTGAGCTTTCTCCCCATACCGTGCGCAAGCTTGCGGCTTTCCGTGCACACCGGCGCGGCTGGTATTCGCTGTGGGTGCTGGCGGTCTTTTTTGCACTGAGCATGTGCGCCGAGCTGGTAGCCAACGACAAACCGCTGCTGGTCTCGTACAAGGGCGAATGGTTCGTCCCTGTTTTTAAAAGCTATCAGGAAACGCAGTTCGGCGGCGTACTGCCCGTGGAAGCCGACTACAGAGACCCCGCTGTCAGTGAAGCGATACGCGGACACGGATTCATGATCTGGCCGCCTGTGCGTTTTTCGTACGATACCGTCAACTATGCGGCCGAGCTGTATCCGGCACCGCCTTCCGCCCAGAACTGGCTGGGTACTGATGATCAGGGCCGCGATATTGTGGCCCGGGTGCTTTACGGGTTCCGTCTGTCCATTCTGTTCGGCTTCGGGCTGTGCCTTGTCAGCTCCGCTGTGGGCATTACTGCCGGAGCGGTGCAGGGGTACTACGGCGGCGCGGTTGATCTGGTGTTTCAGCGTTTCATGGAAATCTGGTCAGGCATGCCGGTGCTGTATCTGCTTATCATTCTGTCCAGCATCGTCACCATGGGGTTCTGGTCGCTGCTGGGCGTAATGCTGCTTTTCAGCTGGATGGGGCTGGTGCATGTGGTGCGCGCCGAATTTCTGCGCTGCCGCCAGCTTGATTATGTACGGGCGGCACGCGCCATCGGCGTGCGCGATTCGACCATCATGTTCCGTCACATACTGCCCAACGCCATGGTGGCCACCATCAGCTACCTGCCGTTCATTTTCAGCGGGGCCGTGACCACGCTCACTTCGCTCGACTTCATCGGATTCGGCATGCCGCCGGGATCGCCGTCGCTGGGCGAACTGCTGGCACAGGGCAAAAACAATCTTCAGGCTCCGTGGATAGGGCTGACCGCATTCGGCGTGCTGGGCACGCTGTTGTGTCTGCTGGTTTTCATCGGCGAGGCCGTGCGCGATGCGTTTGATCCCAACGGAGGGAAAAAATCATGA
- a CDS encoding ABC transporter ATP-binding protein codes for MTQADNDVLLAVEGLRIRFDGPAAEAEKTGGTGQDVVRGVSFCLRRGRVLGIVGESGSGKSLTARALMGLLPAGARICGGTIEYGGNNLAGLDDDAMRLLRGRRIAMLFQDPLSSFNPLHRIGRQIGETLAVHSGWKTARIRRRVASLLEQAGMDEPQRIMDSFPHQLSGGQRQRAMLAMALAGGPEILIADEPTTALDAAVQRQVIDLLLALRASLGLSLVVISHDLPMMRLLADDLCVMQDGCVVESGPAERVFAAPQHPYTRMLLDSGADEQPVPVDAAAPEVLRVQGLDVRYPAGQALPFTPRRYHHAVRDVSFTVRRGECLGVVGESGSGKSSLGLAVLRLIRSQGSILFEGAPLHTLDEKQLRPRRSRLQIVFQDPLAALNPRLSVQECIAEGLHARGELSRAETEERVIRAMREVELDPAMRHRYPHEFSGGQCQRVCLARALVMQPGCIVFDEPTSSLDRNTQFQVVRLLRALQQRHGMAGIFIAHDLSLVRRICHRVLVMQGGQVVEAGDTATVFAAPRHAYTRRLLEAAPAGLQSAAGGITG; via the coding sequence ATGACACAGGCAGACAATGACGTGCTGCTGGCCGTGGAGGGGCTGCGTATCCGCTTTGACGGTCCCGCCGCGGAAGCGGAAAAAACGGGCGGAACCGGACAGGACGTGGTGCGGGGGGTCAGCTTTTGCCTGCGCCGCGGCAGGGTGCTGGGCATAGTGGGCGAGAGCGGTTCAGGCAAATCGCTTACGGCACGGGCCCTTATGGGGCTGCTGCCCGCCGGGGCGCGCATCTGCGGCGGCACCATTGAATACGGCGGCAACAATCTGGCCGGACTGGATGACGACGCCATGCGTCTGCTGCGCGGCAGACGCATAGCCATGCTGTTTCAGGATCCGCTGAGCAGCTTTAATCCGCTGCACCGCATCGGCAGACAGATCGGCGAAACACTGGCTGTACACAGCGGCTGGAAAACAGCCCGGATCCGCCGCAGGGTGGCTTCGCTGCTGGAGCAGGCAGGCATGGACGAGCCGCAGCGCATCATGGATTCGTTTCCGCATCAGCTTTCGGGCGGACAGCGGCAGCGCGCCATGCTGGCCATGGCTCTGGCGGGCGGGCCGGAAATCCTTATTGCCGACGAACCCACTACGGCGCTGGATGCCGCCGTGCAGCGTCAGGTCATTGATCTGCTGCTGGCGCTGCGCGCCTCACTGGGGCTGTCGCTGGTGGTTATCAGCCACGATCTGCCCATGATGCGGCTTCTGGCCGATGACCTGTGCGTCATGCAGGACGGCTGCGTTGTGGAGTCCGGCCCTGCGGAACGTGTGTTTGCCGCCCCGCAGCACCCGTATACACGCATGCTGCTGGACAGCGGGGCCGACGAACAGCCCGTGCCGGTCGATGCCGCAGCGCCGGAAGTGCTGCGTGTGCAGGGGCTGGACGTACGCTACCCCGCCGGACAGGCACTGCCCTTTACGCCCCGCCGTTATCACCATGCGGTGCGCGATGTATCGTTTACGGTGCGCCGCGGCGAATGTCTGGGCGTGGTGGGTGAAAGCGGTTCGGGCAAGTCTTCGCTGGGGCTTGCCGTACTGCGCCTTATAAGGTCGCAGGGCAGCATTTTGTTTGAAGGCGCCCCGCTGCACACGCTGGATGAAAAACAGCTGCGCCCGCGCCGCAGCCGTCTGCAGATAGTTTTTCAGGATCCGCTGGCCGCGCTTAATCCCAGACTGAGTGTGCAGGAATGCATTGCCGAAGGGCTGCATGCCCGCGGAGAACTTTCCCGTGCCGAAACAGAAGAGCGCGTCATCAGGGCCATGCGTGAAGTGGAACTGGATCCCGCCATGCGGCACCGGTATCCGCATGAGTTTTCCGGCGGGCAATGCCAGCGTGTGTGTCTGGCACGGGCGCTGGTCATGCAGCCGGGGTGCATCGTTTTTGACGAGCCTACTTCCTCGCTGGACCGCAACACGCAGTTTCAGGTGGTGCGTCTGCTGCGCGCTCTGCAGCAGCGCCACGGCATGGCGGGAATTTTCATAGCGCACGACCTGTCGCTTGTGCGCCGCATCTGCCATCGGGTGCTGGTGATGCAGGGCGGGCAGGTGGTTGAGGCCGGCGATACTGCAACAGTGTTTGCCGCACCGCGGCATGCTTATACACGCCGCCTGCTCGAGGCCGCTCCGGCGGGGCTGCAGAGTGCGGCGGGAGGAATAACCGGATGA
- a CDS encoding DUF3450 domain-containing protein, translated as MNRIMMNRAVPTGCAALALCLVVMWGGCRALAAPASPDALLDTVTSAIAIEKAAHERGSEWEREQALLQEELRQARLEEAWYALQVNTFTRYVDTARSRVDELTKTRDELVRMETELEGSLVESVEALENFVRQDMPFLQQERDQRLRFLHASMNDYELGGAEKLRRVLEALQAELGYGRGVELAAAQIDVQGVSRRVQLLRTGRAGLYALSPDGSAAWRWTRAAGFVPVEDVYLDSLREAAEMTESGSAFSLPVLPFGEVR; from the coding sequence ATGAACCGTATCATGATGAACCGCGCCGTTCCGACGGGCTGCGCGGCATTGGCCCTGTGCCTTGTTGTTATGTGGGGCGGCTGCCGCGCTCTGGCGGCCCCGGCGTCACCGGATGCACTGCTGGATACAGTGACATCGGCCATCGCCATAGAAAAAGCAGCGCATGAACGCGGCTCCGAATGGGAGCGCGAGCAGGCCCTGCTGCAGGAAGAACTGCGGCAGGCGCGTCTGGAAGAGGCGTGGTACGCGCTGCAGGTAAATACTTTTACCCGTTATGTGGATACGGCCCGCAGCCGTGTGGATGAGCTGACGAAAACCCGTGACGAGCTGGTGCGCATGGAGACAGAGCTTGAGGGTTCGCTGGTGGAAAGCGTGGAGGCGCTGGAAAACTTTGTGCGGCAGGATATGCCTTTTCTGCAGCAGGAGCGGGACCAGCGTCTGCGGTTTCTGCATGCAAGCATGAATGACTATGAACTGGGCGGAGCGGAAAAGCTGCGCAGAGTGCTGGAGGCGTTGCAGGCGGAACTCGGCTACGGCCGGGGTGTGGAACTGGCCGCCGCGCAGATAGACGTGCAGGGCGTTTCCCGCCGTGTGCAGTTGCTGAGGACGGGACGCGCAGGGCTGTATGCGCTGTCGCCGGACGGTTCCGCCGCATGGCGCTGGACCCGTGCCGCGGGGTTTGTACCCGTGGAAGACGTGTATCTGGATTCGCTGCGTGAGGCTGCGGAAATGACGGAATCGGGCAGTGCGTTCTCGCTGCCGGTGTTGCCTTTCGGGGAGGTGCGGTAA
- a CDS encoding MotA/TolQ/ExbB proton channel family protein, whose translation MRRLLTAVMLVVLAAWPVYGAERQEKPVLGRVAEDVSQMRRETVENVEEVRRSIDAQRKELKETLQRVKRDAAAAREHAGRLETELAGLRAREAELTAELGGRQEAMRKIRSAVRDNAALLLESGPIYDVPGMAEGWRGALEGMTAPEHFPSLEEVRLLLHSMLLSVEAGGRMAVVRQPVHIRDGSLVEAQVLHYGAFQAAYAAGDETGFLTRVRGADAPQAFAYRPDSAESGMIAQAVSGTGKGPVPLPADVTGGRVLADPPARHTMLTAVMDGGMFLWPIMLIGVVGLLLVAERCVTLGRVRANGRQAVEQVLHGDRNMTAQAGRTPAERVVRRMCTPGGTPDDAEQMERRLEQAVLEELPPLERFLQTIRVLAAISPLLGLLGTVSGIIQTFRIITAHGNGDPKLLSAGISEALLTTEAGLLVAIPLLLCHHFLTRRVNTVMLDMEAAGTSLIAAGSSGRQQ comes from the coding sequence ATGCGGCGTTTGTTAACGGCAGTGATGCTGGTGGTGCTGGCCGCATGGCCTGTATACGGCGCCGAAAGGCAGGAAAAACCCGTACTCGGGCGCGTGGCCGAGGATGTTTCGCAGATGCGGCGCGAGACTGTGGAAAATGTGGAGGAGGTCCGGCGCTCCATAGACGCGCAGCGCAAAGAGCTGAAGGAAACCCTGCAGCGTGTGAAGCGCGATGCCGCGGCAGCGCGTGAACATGCCGGAAGGCTGGAGACCGAACTGGCCGGCCTGAGAGCCCGCGAAGCCGAACTGACCGCTGAACTGGGCGGCAGGCAGGAGGCCATGCGCAAAATACGCAGTGCCGTGCGCGACAATGCTGCCCTGCTGCTGGAATCCGGCCCCATATATGATGTTCCCGGCATGGCGGAAGGCTGGCGCGGTGCGCTGGAGGGCATGACCGCTCCGGAACATTTTCCTTCGCTGGAGGAAGTCAGACTGCTGCTGCACTCCATGCTGCTGTCCGTGGAGGCGGGAGGCCGCATGGCCGTGGTGCGGCAGCCTGTGCATATCCGCGACGGCAGTCTGGTTGAAGCGCAGGTGCTGCATTATGGCGCGTTTCAGGCTGCATATGCCGCGGGTGACGAAACAGGTTTTCTTACAAGAGTGCGCGGTGCTGATGCGCCTCAGGCTTTTGCCTACCGGCCGGACAGTGCCGAGTCCGGCATGATTGCGCAGGCCGTGAGCGGTACCGGAAAAGGGCCGGTACCTCTTCCGGCGGATGTCACCGGCGGCAGAGTTCTGGCTGACCCCCCTGCGCGGCATACCATGCTGACGGCTGTCATGGACGGCGGCATGTTTCTGTGGCCCATTATGCTCATAGGCGTGGTGGGACTGCTGCTGGTGGCAGAGCGGTGCGTGACGCTGGGCAGGGTGCGTGCCAACGGCAGGCAGGCCGTGGAGCAGGTGCTGCACGGGGACCGGAACATGACTGCACAGGCCGGGCGTACTCCGGCGGAACGAGTGGTCCGGCGTATGTGCACGCCGGGCGGCACACCGGATGATGCCGAACAGATGGAGCGCCGTCTGGAACAGGCGGTGCTTGAAGAACTGCCGCCCCTTGAGCGTTTTCTGCAGACCATACGCGTGCTTGCCGCCATATCTCCTCTGCTTGGTCTGCTGGGTACGGTGTCAGGCATCATCCAGACGTTCCGGATTATCACGGCGCACGGCAACGGCGATCCCAAGCTGCTTTCCGCAGGGATATCCGAAGCGTTGCTCACAACGGAGGCGGGCCTTCTGGTGGCCATTCCCCTGCTGCTCTGCCACCATTTTCTGACCCGCAGAGTCAACACGGTGATGCTGGACATGGAAGCCGCCGGAACATCGCTCATCGCGGCGGGGAGCAGCGGGAGGCAGCAATGA
- a CDS encoding MotA/TolQ/ExbB proton channel family protein, with protein MMPGIFSEGFMSGLASLSSGAGILALLGVLCVWVWTLIILTAVALRDAARGTACTGAAAGQQDDGCPAPTAAGAAGLVAAHAVFCRGLRHGGLSLRLRRRIVRARMDMVLRQVTKNVGTILLLSSLAPLLGLLGTVEGMVGTFRALAEAGSADNAALTGGISKALVTTQGGLLVAIPSLLAGGILYRKSRKLRNALRSVSLRAAEASGRTAPACSGQGDIQ; from the coding sequence ATGATGCCGGGTATCTTTTCCGAAGGCTTCATGAGCGGTCTTGCTTCGCTTTCTTCCGGCGCCGGTATTCTGGCGTTGCTGGGGGTGCTGTGCGTCTGGGTGTGGACGCTGATCATTCTGACGGCGGTGGCCCTGCGCGATGCCGCGCGCGGCACTGCATGCACCGGCGCTGCCGCCGGGCAGCAGGATGACGGATGCCCCGCTCCGACGGCGGCAGGTGCGGCGGGGCTTGTCGCCGCACATGCCGTTTTTTGCCGCGGGCTGCGTCATGGCGGGCTCAGCCTGCGGTTGCGGCGGCGTATTGTGCGGGCCCGTATGGATATGGTGCTGCGGCAGGTGACAAAAAATGTGGGCACCATTCTGCTGCTTTCGTCGCTGGCGCCTTTGCTGGGGCTGCTGGGCACGGTGGAAGGTATGGTGGGTACATTCCGTGCGCTGGCAGAGGCGGGCAGCGCAGACAACGCCGCACTGACCGGCGGTATTTCAAAAGCGCTGGTGACCACGCAGGGCGGCCTGCTGGTAGCCATTCCCAGCCTGCTTGCGGGCGGCATTCTGTACCGTAAAAGCCGCAAGCTGCGTAATGCGCTGCGTTCCGTTTCGCTGCGGGCCGCAGAAGCATCGGGCCGGACGGCGCCCGCCTGTTCCGGGCAAGGAGATATACAATGA
- a CDS encoding ExbD/TolR family protein: MRWRGTTQDEVVNDIDLTPMIDMVFILLIFFIVSTSFIKESGVVVERPAAATGEGRQVQVVVAIDSDNVLWMEGESVDIRSLESRMAGLLAEKDNLAVIVAADVQSSSGVLVRAIDLCRQAGVRDVSVATKDAP; encoded by the coding sequence ATGAGATGGCGCGGTACGACACAGGATGAAGTGGTCAACGATATCGATCTGACACCCATGATCGACATGGTTTTCATTTTGCTGATCTTTTTTATTGTATCCACAAGTTTTATCAAAGAATCCGGCGTGGTGGTGGAACGTCCCGCTGCGGCTACGGGCGAAGGCCGTCAGGTGCAGGTGGTTGTGGCCATAGACAGCGACAACGTGCTGTGGATGGAAGGTGAAAGTGTTGATATCCGCTCGCTGGAGTCGCGCATGGCGGGGCTGCTGGCGGAAAAAGACAACCTTGCGGTGATTGTGGCTGCCGATGTGCAGTCCAGTTCCGGTGTGCTGGTGCGCGCCATCGACCTGTGCCGTCAGGCCGGAGTGCGCGATGTGAGCGTGGCCACCAAGGATGCGCCATGA
- a CDS encoding energy transducer TonB: MTDWCVRMAAVGGGVGVTLLLLLFLLAGTAPRVVTDEPVVHGAVRLSSFTEAPVRETETYATRDVQQVQPLEKMSEMDVSLDSPQLEMDMPSMEMDFAPELAGTVPLSGVPSVASAGGLSAPSGGAFTLGEVDEQPRPLYAPAPLYPMQEKRLGRECTVVVRILLAEDGTVKQATPVYAEDDTRTFHEAAVETVLRWRFVPCRKDGRAVQCIAEQPFTFSLHQ, from the coding sequence ATGACGGATTGGTGCGTGCGGATGGCGGCCGTGGGCGGCGGAGTGGGGGTCACGCTGTTGCTGCTGCTTTTCCTGCTGGCAGGAACTGCTCCCCGCGTGGTGACAGATGAGCCTGTGGTGCATGGCGCGGTCAGGCTGTCTTCGTTTACCGAAGCTCCGGTACGCGAGACCGAGACCTATGCCACCCGCGATGTGCAGCAGGTGCAGCCCCTTGAAAAGATGTCAGAAATGGATGTGTCTCTTGATTCGCCGCAGTTGGAAATGGACATGCCCTCCATGGAAATGGATTTCGCGCCCGAGCTGGCAGGCACCGTGCCGCTGAGCGGAGTCCCTTCCGTGGCTTCGGCCGGCGGGTTGTCGGCGCCGTCGGGCGGTGCCTTTACGCTGGGCGAGGTTGATGAACAGCCGCGCCCGCTTTATGCGCCGGCCCCGCTGTATCCGATGCAGGAAAAACGTCTGGGGCGTGAATGCACCGTGGTGGTGCGCATTCTGCTGGCTGAGGACGGAACGGTGAAACAGGCGACTCCCGTGTATGCGGAAGACGATACCCGGACGTTTCATGAGGCCGCCGTGGAAACGGTGCTGCGGTGGCGTTTTGTACCCTGCCGCAAAGACGGCAGGGCCGTGCAGTGCATTGCCGAGCAGCCTTTTACCTTTTCACTGCACCAGTAA
- a CDS encoding tetratricopeptide repeat protein, translating to MLERLWHTPARQMRLAVLCVAVCTMLPVLCDSALAGVRSVTAMEYEIFTEAKRLADKGRHDMAAEKMAVYFRRYSDRHQYAYELYGAVLLEMKREDLAVSVLREGAGEYADSGSLAQMLGTALYRAGKPLEAADAFLKAYALSGEAKTYLAYSAAVFLARGEQYGRAAAVLRPLTGRAEAKADWHILLAQCLMRQDKLQEAAQGLRAAVRVYPEDAKVWRMLGLVYYRQGLRDKAAATYEIAHKLAPPSSRESAQLASLYCSLGAPSLGARAVGEAPPTPEMLDNLAHSLARGGDLPAALEHAQKALEQAPTDDRRFRKGQILLRMEKKAEAAVVFGDLAAGGGRLARKARWMLAVMAWNDGDWQQARVELEKLASGGDRMDKRARRLLGILDQVSGGAEHEGRQQKEGSAS from the coding sequence ATGCTTGAACGATTGTGGCACACCCCGGCGCGGCAGATGCGGTTGGCGGTGCTGTGCGTGGCTGTATGCACAATGCTGCCGGTGCTGTGCGACAGCGCGTTGGCGGGCGTCCGCTCCGTGACGGCCATGGAATACGAGATATTCACGGAAGCCAAGCGGCTTGCGGACAAAGGCCGTCACGATATGGCCGCAGAAAAGATGGCCGTGTACTTCCGCCGTTATTCGGACAGGCATCAGTACGCGTACGAGCTGTACGGGGCCGTGCTGCTGGAGATGAAACGCGAAGACCTGGCGGTTTCCGTGCTGCGTGAAGGCGCCGGAGAGTATGCCGACAGCGGGTCGCTGGCCCAGATGCTGGGCACGGCGTTGTACCGGGCCGGAAAGCCGCTTGAGGCTGCCGACGCCTTTTTGAAGGCGTATGCGCTTTCGGGAGAGGCCAAAACGTATCTGGCATATTCGGCCGCGGTGTTTCTGGCCCGCGGCGAACAGTACGGCAGGGCCGCCGCCGTACTGCGCCCTCTTACGGGCAGGGCGGAAGCGAAAGCCGACTGGCATATTCTGCTTGCCCAGTGCCTTATGCGGCAGGACAAATTGCAGGAAGCGGCGCAGGGACTGCGCGCCGCAGTGCGGGTGTACCCTGAAGATGCCAAGGTGTGGCGCATGCTGGGCCTTGTTTATTACCGGCAGGGACTGCGCGACAAGGCTGCGGCAACCTATGAGATAGCGCACAAACTTGCACCGCCCAGCAGCCGCGAATCAGCCCAGCTTGCTTCGCTGTATTGTTCGCTGGGGGCTCCCTCTCTGGGGGCCCGCGCGGTGGGTGAAGCTCCGCCGACTCCGGAAATGCTGGACAATCTGGCACATTCGCTGGCCCGCGGAGGCGATCTGCCCGCTGCGCTGGAACATGCGCAGAAGGCCTTGGAACAGGCCCCCACTGATGACCGCCGTTTCAGAAAAGGGCAGATACTGCTGCGTATGGAAAAAAAGGCCGAGGCTGCGGTTGTTTTTGGCGATCTGGCAGCAGGCGGGGGGCGTCTGGCGCGCAAGGCCCGCTGGATGCTGGCCGTGATGGCGTGGAATGACGGGGACTGGCAGCAGGCGCGGGTCGAGCTTGAAAAACTGGCTTCGGGAGGGGACCGCATGGATAAACGTGCCAGAAGGCTGCTGGGAATTCTTGATCAGGTTTCCGGCGGCGCGGAACATGAAGGCAGACAGCAGAAAGAGGGCTCCGCTTCCTGA
- a CDS encoding methyl-accepting chemotaxis protein, translating to MKGTISLKTKMIAFCLAIGLLPFIGMGYYAFTSASDKLEEQYFGQLTSLRAIKQHAAQEIIRSWNNEILQLARSTAAADFLSRFIMYAETPDANTASGLDITSAAYTRLHKRAVPHFENYVLEKGYYDLFLVDGKGRILFTQARESDLGQSLTQGPLAGSSIAQAWQTAQQSDIGFADFRPYAPSNGEPAAFIARKMENRSGIEGTVILQIPLDRINALMQLRDGMGQTGETYLVGQDKLMRSDSFLEPEFHSVAGSFRNPQKGKVDTEASRSALEGRSGTRIITDYNGNPVLSSFAPLEVLSGVKWGIIAEIDEAEAFAGVTALRNALFIAGAGILLLVTATTLFILRRELISPLSIIEHYASDVAGGNLDAQVSGSFSPEIASMQHSIATMVGSLKEKMAEANAKSKEASLQADNAQQALEQAREQQARVAKLVEHMQELSGRANNIAERMSSAADELTAQVDQVSNGASIQRDRMQETATAMEQINATVNEVAQNSTLAATSSSEARDRAQDGAGIVQQAIEAIDQVNTTALSLKDSMRSLGEQADSIGQVMTVISDIADQTNLLALNAAIEAARAGDAGRGFAVVADEVRKLAEKTMSATKEVGDRISSIQQAAGKNIESMDKAVAAIQQATGKANDSGAALDSIVTVADGTALQVSSIATAAEEQAAAMEQINRSVEEVTMIVSETTEGMMQAAEAVQELATQANELRSLIQSLEEAGKTA from the coding sequence ATGAAGGGAACCATATCGCTCAAGACCAAAATGATCGCGTTCTGCCTTGCCATCGGGCTTCTGCCGTTCATCGGCATGGGGTATTACGCCTTCACATCAGCTTCAGACAAACTCGAAGAACAGTATTTCGGTCAGCTTACCTCGCTCAGGGCAATCAAGCAGCATGCCGCGCAGGAAATCATCCGCTCATGGAACAACGAAATACTGCAGCTGGCACGCAGCACGGCGGCTGCGGATTTTCTTTCACGCTTCATCATGTATGCCGAAACACCGGATGCAAACACGGCATCAGGCCTTGATATCACCTCCGCTGCATATACCCGCCTGCACAAACGCGCGGTGCCGCACTTTGAAAACTATGTGCTCGAAAAAGGCTATTACGACCTTTTTCTGGTGGATGGAAAAGGACGCATTCTTTTTACACAGGCCAGAGAATCAGACCTGGGACAAAGTCTGACACAGGGACCGCTTGCCGGCAGCAGCATAGCGCAGGCATGGCAGACCGCACAGCAGAGCGATATAGGCTTTGCCGATTTCCGGCCCTATGCCCCCTCAAACGGAGAGCCCGCCGCCTTCATCGCCAGAAAGATGGAAAACAGAAGCGGCATTGAGGGCACCGTCATCCTGCAGATACCCCTCGACCGCATCAACGCGCTCATGCAGCTGCGCGACGGCATGGGTCAAACGGGTGAAACCTATCTTGTAGGTCAGGACAAGCTGATGCGCTCGGATTCATTCCTTGAACCGGAATTTCATTCCGTTGCCGGATCATTCCGCAATCCGCAGAAAGGCAAGGTGGATACCGAAGCATCACGCAGCGCGCTTGAGGGCAGGTCCGGCACACGCATCATCACCGACTACAACGGCAATCCGGTGTTGTCGTCATTCGCACCGCTGGAAGTGCTGTCCGGCGTAAAATGGGGCATCATCGCCGAAATAGACGAGGCTGAAGCCTTTGCCGGCGTAACGGCACTGCGCAACGCCCTTTTCATCGCCGGTGCGGGCATACTGCTGCTGGTCACCGCCACCACACTGTTCATCCTCAGGCGCGAGCTCATCTCTCCGCTTTCCATCATCGAACATTACGCCAGCGACGTGGCCGGCGGCAATCTGGATGCGCAGGTAAGCGGCTCATTCTCGCCCGAAATAGCCTCCATGCAACATTCCATTGCCACCATGGTGGGATCGCTGAAAGAAAAAATGGCCGAGGCCAACGCCAAAAGCAAAGAAGCCTCGCTACAGGCCGACAATGCGCAGCAGGCTCTGGAGCAGGCCAGAGAGCAGCAGGCCCGCGTGGCCAAGCTTGTGGAACATATGCAGGAACTTTCCGGCCGGGCAAACAATATTGCCGAACGCATGTCATCAGCCGCCGACGAACTGACCGCACAGGTCGATCAGGTAAGCAACGGTGCCTCCATACAGCGCGACAGAATGCAGGAAACAGCCACCGCCATGGAACAGATAAACGCCACGGTGAACGAGGTGGCCCAGAACTCGACACTGGCCGCCACCAGCTCTTCCGAAGCACGGGACCGCGCACAGGACGGGGCGGGCATCGTGCAGCAGGCCATCGAGGCCATAGATCAGGTTAACACCACTGCTCTGTCGCTCAAGGACAGCATGCGGTCGCTGGGCGAACAGGCCGATTCCATCGGACAGGTGATGACCGTTATCAGCGATATAGCCGACCAGACAAACCTGCTGGCGCTCAACGCGGCCATTGAAGCCGCACGCGCCGGTGATGCGGGACGCGGCTTTGCCGTTGTGGCCGATGAAGTGCGCAAACTGGCAGAAAAAACCATGAGCGCCACCAAGGAAGTGGGCGACCGCATCAGCAGCATTCAGCAGGCCGCAGGCAAAAACATTGAAAGCATGGACAAGGCCGTGGCCGCCATCCAGCAGGCCACAGGCAAAGCGAACGACTCCGGCGCGGCGCTGGACTCCATTGTCACCGTGGCGGACGGCACTGCACTGCAGGTTTCCAGCATCGCCACCGCAGCCGAAGAACAGGCCGCGGCCATGGAGCAGATAAACCGCTCGGTGGAAGAGGTGACCATGATAGTCAGCGAAACCACCGAAGGCATGATGCAGGCGGCGGAAGCAGTGCAGGAACTGGCCACGCAGGCCAACGAACTGCGTTCGCTCATCCAGTCGCTGGAAGAAGCCGGAAAAACAGCATGA